In one Lycium barbarum isolate Lr01 chromosome 7, ASM1917538v2, whole genome shotgun sequence genomic region, the following are encoded:
- the LOC132601267 gene encoding uncharacterized protein LOC132601267 — translation MGMPTGGPSSNPLVNITNPPESNLNFNIPNTKSPSYASSVTDPSCQEQGIVMARRTTHNGQPALVFKASKYYGAMTSLCRRTIVGRFLKSRPQIDILISRFCETYPLKRTVNIGVFDNFNIFLTFNKDADLNFILYKRVIDLEGYQIWLQKWTPDFKLEEDTPIVPVWVLLPGLPFHMHNWNYVKQIASVVGTPIEIDVAAKNMNRPSMAKVRVEINLLKPLIHSIWVETEDENSPLRGYSQKIEYENIPKYCKHCKKLGHSMIDYRALIKKKEMEKKEAQQKAQLDKEHEHIDATEQPK, via the coding sequence ATGGGGATGCCGACCGGTGGTCCTTCATCAAATCCCCTAGTCAATATTACTAATCCACCAGAAAGCAATCTCAATTTCAACATTCCCAATACCAAATCTCCATCCTATGCTTCTTCTGTCACAGATCCCTCTTGTCAAGAACAAGGAATAGTGATGGCGCGAAGAACTACACACAATGGGCAGCCAGCACTGGTCTTCAAAGCTTCAAAATATTACGGTGCTATGACATCCCTGTGTAGAAGAACGATTGTAGGAAGATTTCTGAAATCTCGCCCACAAATTGACATTCTCATATCAAGGTTCTGTGAAACTTATCCTCTAAAAAGGACAGTTAACATCGGTGTTTTTGACAATTTCAATATCTTTCTTACTTTTAACAAAGATGCGGATCTCaattttatattatataaaagGGTTATTGATTTAGAAGGTTATCAAATATGGTTGCAAAAATGGACTCCGGATTTCAAGCTAGAGGAAGATACACCTATCGTCCCTGTTTGGGTTTTACTTCCAGGTCTTCCTTTCCATATGCATAATTGGAATTACGTCAAACAGATCGCTAGTGTTGTTGGTACTCCAATCGAAATAGATGTAGCCGCCAAAAATATGAATAGACCTAGTATGGCTAAGGTAAGAGTGGAAATTAATCTATTGAAGCCTCTAATTCATTCTATTTGGGTGGAAACTGAAGATGAGAATTCCCCCTTGAGAGGATATTCTCAAAAAATTGAGTATGAAAACATTCCCAAATATTGCAAACATTGTAAGAAGCTTGGGCATTCCATGATCGACTATCGTGCGTTAATAAAGAAAAAAGAGATGGAAAAAAAGGAGGCACAACAGAAGGCTCAGCTAGACAAGGAACACGAGCATATCGATGCTACAGAGCAACCAAAATAG
- the LOC132601268 gene encoding nucleolin 1-like: MYKPTGSIFGKDKPHPTSTAGFVNQEEVTEATNAEKDSNQSNKQLEHHKDPVGNSKDTTEEVQPNEGKEREKDLNKNQNFNMEDGIQEVLINQKHKSPIPIKNSNELQVDIFNGEWEKVDNRKNKRKNGKKSSSRGGNQTMKIFNDEAVTAITQNSFDELMEEAEDQMTSTSKSRPNSNIKDIMNADEEESDSQDEWADRTSSSEEDTSEESSEDEKEETPKKKIEYKHKKERGGGNKY, translated from the coding sequence ATGTACAAACCAACAGGGAGCATATTTGGGAAGGATAAACCACATCCAACTTCTACAGCTGGTTTTGTGAATCAAGAAGAGGTGACAGAGGCAACAAATGCAGAAAAAGATTCTAATCAGTCTAATAAGCAGCTGGAACATCATAAAGATCCAGTAGGAAACTCTAAGGACACTACTGAGGAAGTCCAACCTAATGAGGGAAAGGAAAGAGAAAAGGATTTGAATAAAAATCAGAACTTTAACATGGAAGATGGGATTCAAGAAGTCCTGATTAATCAAAAGCACAAAAGTCCCATTCCAATTAAGAACTCCAATGAATTGCAAGTTGACATCTTTAATGGAGAATGGGAAAAAGTGGACAAcagaaaaaataaaaggaaaaatggaaagaaaTCAAGTTCACGAGGAGGAAACCAGACAATGAAAATATTCAATGATGAGGCAGTTACAGCCATTACTCAAAACAGTTTTGATGAGCTAATGGAAGAAGCTGAGGATCAAATGACAAGCACTAGCAAGTCAAGACCAAATAGCAACATAAAGGATATCATGAATGCAGATGAGGAAGAGTCAGATTCTCAAGATGAATGGGCAGATAGAACATCATCTTCAGAAGAGGATACATCAGAAGAATCATCAGAGGATGAGAAGGAggaaacaccaaaaaaaaaaattgagtataAACATAAGAAGGAAAGAGGAGGTGGTAACAAATATTGA